A genomic segment from Tuwongella immobilis encodes:
- a CDS encoding transthyretin-like family protein, translated as MRSLRTWLGSLMFIALSFTLVGCGPGTTKVNGKVTLDGQPVAGATVTFVGDGHSGTGTAFTKPDGTFEMVSPVDANAGILNGKYKVLITKIDSKNADKIADPTSKDAIKQMMAAAKGGSAAPKNQLPTQYASPDKTPLTVEVPPASMPLELKLTK; from the coding sequence ATCGCTCTGTCGTTCACCCTGGTCGGTTGCGGCCCTGGCACCACCAAAGTTAACGGAAAAGTCACCCTCGATGGCCAACCCGTTGCTGGCGCCACAGTGACCTTCGTTGGTGATGGCCACTCGGGAACAGGGACCGCCTTCACCAAGCCCGATGGCACGTTCGAAATGGTTTCCCCCGTGGATGCCAACGCCGGAATTCTGAACGGCAAATACAAGGTGCTCATCACCAAGATCGATTCCAAGAATGCCGACAAGATTGCGGACCCGACGAGCAAAGATGCGATCAAGCAAATGATGGCTGCCGCCAAGGGTGGCTCGGCCGCTCCGAAGAATCAACTGCCGACGCAGTATGCCAGCCCGGATAAGACCCCGTTGACCGTCGAAGTTCCCCCGGCCTCGATGCCGTTGGAATTGAAGCTCACCAAGTAA
- a CDS encoding tetratricopeptide repeat protein yields the protein MTRRHFRLLIPVFLVAILGGVVWFQLRSPSAETIAAWVDQAEIALSNQQWKESERLAQLIADSGDREAAQLIAGETAYFEGNLESAFQTLGQIPLESRWRPRASLLAGYAAFRLQQPYLAEQLLTEAIESYPKEVDAFRVLSVIHYDQGNLRVAIEDLQQVATLAPEDARPWRQLGLIHRDFERFPEAEQAYAQAVQRKLPPVLEAEVRQEWADVLVRLARHPEAEAILDAIPPEVPMTAERMTTALAIAQVTQSPEQLDAQLAQAVKQFPRHAPILRANGVRALQRNDPESAVKWLKTATQVDPYDYRNYYELAQAYQRANNATAAKEAESEVKRLQALLTRLTELSEAAMDQPWDAAVRRELATLCRSLGKMELAKQWEIAASRCEQAR from the coding sequence ATGACTCGCCGCCATTTCCGATTGCTGATTCCGGTGTTCCTCGTCGCGATCTTGGGTGGGGTCGTTTGGTTCCAACTCCGTTCCCCATCTGCAGAAACAATCGCCGCTTGGGTCGATCAAGCAGAAATCGCACTCTCGAATCAACAATGGAAAGAAAGCGAACGACTCGCACAACTCATCGCGGATTCCGGTGACCGCGAGGCGGCTCAACTGATCGCCGGCGAAACCGCCTATTTTGAAGGGAATCTCGAATCGGCCTTCCAGACACTGGGCCAAATCCCGCTTGAGAGCCGCTGGCGACCACGTGCCAGCCTCCTGGCCGGATACGCGGCATTTCGATTGCAGCAACCCTATCTCGCCGAACAACTTCTGACCGAAGCGATCGAATCGTATCCCAAAGAAGTGGATGCGTTCCGGGTGTTAAGCGTGATTCATTACGATCAAGGGAATCTGCGCGTTGCGATCGAAGATTTGCAGCAAGTCGCAACGCTTGCACCCGAAGATGCCCGCCCCTGGCGTCAACTCGGGCTGATCCACCGCGATTTCGAGCGATTCCCCGAAGCCGAGCAAGCCTACGCACAAGCCGTTCAGCGCAAACTTCCCCCGGTTTTGGAAGCCGAAGTCCGACAAGAATGGGCAGATGTTCTGGTCCGACTTGCACGGCATCCAGAAGCCGAAGCGATTTTGGATGCCATTCCGCCGGAAGTGCCCATGACCGCCGAGCGGATGACCACCGCGCTGGCGATTGCCCAAGTGACGCAATCGCCGGAACAACTCGATGCCCAACTCGCGCAAGCGGTCAAACAATTCCCACGACATGCACCCATTTTGCGTGCCAACGGTGTGCGAGCACTGCAACGCAACGATCCAGAATCCGCCGTGAAGTGGCTCAAAACTGCGACGCAAGTCGATCCATATGACTATCGCAACTATTACGAACTAGCACAAGCATACCAACGGGCGAACAATGCAACCGCGGCGAAAGAAGCCGAGTCGGAAGTGAAGCGATTGCAAGCGTTGCTCACCCGATTGACCGAACTTTCGGAGGCCGCCATGGATCAGCCATGGGATGCGGCGGTGCGGCGAGAACTGGCCACGCTCTGCCGATCACTGGGCAAAATGGAGCTGGCCAAACAATGGGAAATCGCCGCAAGTCGTTGTGAGCAAGCCCGTTAA
- a CDS encoding CRTAC1 family protein has translation MQLSPHRLFGLVYVLGMLLSGCQPATTPSTPQLDPSSVSDPNPIPIPDQPGDFRDVTDQSGISFEYRNGEEKDHFAILESLGGGGGVIDYDQDGLLDLIFPGGGDFVGPDRRTIVGLPGRIYRNLGNFRFQDVTDDVGFGPSPMYSHGIAVADYNRDGWPDFLMTGYGRVVLYQNVPDANGKRRFQDVTTAAKLDGDRSWSSSAAFGDLDGDGWPDLYICHYVNWSWENNPKCPGYSTQYPQDVCAPKVYGSIPHQLFRNNGDGTFTDVSAAAGIRVKRDDAEYGKGLGVLIADLNGDSKPEIYVGNDTTDNFLYINRSELGTIRLEENGFALGVARDANGVPNGSMGIDAADYDGSNRPSIWVTNYENEFHALYRNLTPPGGRMLFSYGTPLAGLGAMGPIYVGFGTGFIDYDNDGWEDLLIANGHVVRYPARNNLRQPPVLFQNQQVGKYRKYINRVDQAGAAFRKPIRGRGLALADLDNDGWIDAVFPRLNEPVLMLRNEGLNRPTHHWLGMELIGSERRDVVGATITVEVAGQTRKRYAKGGASYLSSNDRRIVLGLGAASEPVNVTVDWPSGEPRRQVFTGLAPDRYHRLQQGK, from the coding sequence ATGCAGCTCTCTCCCCACCGGCTGTTTGGTCTGGTTTATGTCCTTGGAATGCTGCTCAGCGGGTGTCAACCCGCGACGACCCCCAGCACTCCGCAACTCGATCCATCGAGTGTCTCGGATCCCAATCCAATCCCGATTCCGGACCAACCGGGTGATTTCCGAGACGTCACCGATCAGTCTGGCATCTCGTTTGAATATCGCAATGGCGAAGAGAAAGACCATTTTGCGATTCTGGAATCGCTTGGTGGTGGGGGCGGGGTGATCGATTACGACCAGGACGGATTGCTCGATCTCATCTTTCCGGGTGGCGGGGATTTTGTTGGCCCCGATCGCCGAACGATTGTCGGATTGCCTGGCCGAATCTATCGCAATCTCGGGAACTTTCGATTTCAAGATGTAACGGATGATGTCGGATTCGGTCCATCGCCGATGTACAGTCACGGGATTGCCGTGGCTGATTATAACCGCGACGGCTGGCCCGATTTTCTGATGACCGGGTATGGACGTGTCGTTTTGTATCAGAATGTTCCCGATGCAAACGGCAAACGTCGCTTTCAAGATGTGACCACTGCGGCCAAGCTCGATGGGGATCGCTCCTGGAGTTCGAGCGCGGCGTTTGGCGATCTCGATGGTGACGGTTGGCCAGATCTGTATATCTGTCATTATGTTAATTGGTCTTGGGAGAACAATCCCAAATGCCCGGGCTATTCCACGCAATATCCGCAAGATGTTTGTGCGCCAAAGGTTTACGGCAGTATTCCGCATCAGCTTTTTCGCAATAACGGTGATGGGACGTTTACCGATGTTTCCGCTGCCGCCGGGATTCGCGTCAAGCGCGATGATGCGGAGTATGGCAAAGGGTTGGGGGTGTTGATTGCCGATCTCAATGGTGATTCGAAACCTGAGATTTATGTCGGTAACGATACGACAGACAATTTTTTGTACATCAATCGGTCGGAACTCGGCACCATCCGCCTGGAAGAGAATGGTTTTGCGCTCGGGGTCGCCCGCGATGCCAATGGGGTTCCCAATGGCAGCATGGGGATCGATGCGGCGGATTATGACGGCAGCAATCGGCCGTCGATTTGGGTGACGAACTACGAAAATGAATTTCATGCCCTGTATCGGAATTTGACGCCGCCGGGCGGACGAATGCTGTTTTCGTACGGAACGCCCTTGGCCGGACTCGGAGCGATGGGGCCGATTTACGTCGGATTCGGGACTGGTTTTATCGATTATGATAACGATGGGTGGGAAGATCTGCTCATCGCCAATGGTCACGTGGTGCGCTATCCTGCCCGCAACAATTTGCGACAGCCGCCCGTGTTGTTTCAAAATCAACAAGTTGGGAAGTATCGGAAATACATCAACCGTGTGGATCAAGCGGGGGCAGCCTTCCGGAAGCCAATTCGTGGTCGAGGTTTAGCACTCGCGGATCTTGATAACGACGGTTGGATTGATGCCGTGTTCCCACGATTGAATGAACCCGTCTTGATGCTTCGCAATGAGGGACTCAACCGGCCCACGCATCATTGGCTCGGAATGGAGCTGATCGGTTCCGAACGTCGGGATGTAGTCGGAGCGACGATTACGGTTGAGGTGGCGGGGCAGACTCGGAAGCGCTATGCAAAGGGTGGGGCAAGCTACCTTTCCAGCAATGATCGTCGAATCGTGTTGGGATTAGGGGCCGCGAGCGAGCCCGTGAATGTCACCGTGGATTGGCCCAGCGGCGAACCACGGCGGCAAGTATTCACGGGGCTGGCACCGGACCGCTATCATCGATTGCAGCAGGGAAAGTGA
- a CDS encoding cupin domain-containing protein, with amino-acid sequence MGAPESAEQIIQILGLQQHPMEGGYFVETYRSRESIAGGIYAAHTGPRSVGTAIYYLLTPTSVSVMHQLPTDEIFHFYLGDPIEMLQLFPDGSSCLLEIGTDLAQGQRPQVVVPGGVWQGSILKPGGRFALIGATMAPGFDYSDYVHGQRADLVARYPSVADAIHRRLLEP; translated from the coding sequence ATGGGAGCCCCAGAATCCGCAGAGCAAATCATTCAGATTTTGGGGCTGCAACAACATCCCATGGAAGGTGGTTACTTCGTCGAAACCTACCGCTCTCGGGAATCAATCGCTGGCGGCATCTACGCGGCACACACCGGCCCGCGTTCGGTGGGGACAGCGATTTATTACCTGCTCACTCCGACGAGCGTTTCGGTGATGCACCAATTGCCGACCGACGAAATTTTTCATTTTTATCTGGGCGATCCAATCGAAATGCTTCAATTGTTCCCAGATGGAAGCTCCTGTTTGCTGGAAATCGGCACCGATCTAGCCCAAGGTCAACGGCCGCAAGTCGTTGTGCCCGGAGGAGTTTGGCAAGGTAGCATTCTCAAACCGGGCGGTCGGTTTGCCCTGATCGGAGCGACAATGGCTCCGGGATTTGATTATTCGGATTATGTTCATGGACAGCGAGCCGATCTGGTGGCCCGCTATCCGAGTGTGGCGGATGCCATTCATCGTCGCCTTTTGGAACCGTAA
- a CDS encoding class I SAM-dependent methyltransferase: MKILPLLELARPRLQFPLCIILGSPRPVADLVQACAEHGPITCYQMDLFQAQRLQAELDARNVQATIQTLPDLWDLTETFAAAIYPMQTMGERELKLDMLEQAFHILKPDGILLTLSETNPEILCPKWHKKIYGKVSIAPAIDEGTVLWSYRTGERERRRHELNFHARVGDFPSMNFRSRPGVFTYGDMDHGARALVEVADIGPGMRVLDLGCGTGTNGCIAWQRCGPDGAVTFLDSNVRAIALAEQNAQANGLTQFRAIASPQFDGIGSGSIDVVLANPPYHANLSIARQFIEASRPLLAVGGRFYLVTKTPNKVAPMVEEVFGEVITDHRRGYAVLSALA, from the coding sequence ATGAAGATTTTGCCGTTGTTGGAGCTGGCCCGGCCCCGTCTCCAATTTCCATTATGCATTATTCTCGGGTCGCCGCGTCCGGTTGCCGATCTGGTACAAGCCTGTGCGGAGCACGGCCCGATCACATGCTACCAGATGGACCTGTTTCAAGCGCAACGCCTTCAGGCGGAACTTGATGCGCGAAATGTGCAAGCGACGATCCAAACCCTTCCCGATTTGTGGGATCTCACCGAGACGTTTGCCGCCGCGATCTATCCCATGCAAACGATGGGCGAACGCGAGTTGAAATTGGACATGCTCGAACAGGCATTCCACATTCTCAAACCGGATGGGATTCTGCTGACCTTATCGGAAACGAATCCCGAAATTCTGTGCCCGAAATGGCATAAAAAAATCTACGGGAAAGTCAGCATCGCCCCGGCAATTGACGAAGGCACCGTTCTGTGGAGCTATCGCACCGGGGAACGCGAACGTCGCCGCCATGAACTCAACTTTCATGCCCGCGTCGGTGATTTCCCATCGATGAATTTTCGCTCGCGTCCGGGGGTGTTCACCTACGGCGATATGGATCACGGAGCCCGGGCGCTGGTCGAAGTGGCGGACATTGGCCCCGGAATGCGGGTGCTGGATCTCGGCTGCGGCACCGGTACCAATGGGTGCATCGCCTGGCAACGCTGTGGCCCCGATGGGGCGGTGACGTTTCTGGATTCGAATGTTCGAGCAATCGCCCTGGCCGAGCAAAATGCGCAAGCCAATGGCTTGACTCAGTTTCGGGCGATTGCGTCGCCGCAATTCGATGGAATTGGATCGGGCTCGATCGATGTGGTGCTGGCGAATCCGCCGTATCACGCGAATTTGTCAATCGCTCGTCAATTTATCGAGGCATCGCGTCCATTGCTGGCCGTGGGTGGGCGGTTCTATCTCGTCACCAAGACGCCCAACAAAGTGGCACCAATGGTCGAAGAAGTGTTTGGGGAAGTGATTACCGATCACCGTCGCGGCTACGCGGTTCTCTCGGCATTGGCTTGA
- a CDS encoding RNA polymerase sigma factor, with protein MSSLSDGELLAHFQAGDEFALEALFERYEQGLFHFLLGMLRDHHQAEDALQETFIKALEHIPSVRAESLKSWLYTVAYRQAMLTKRKQKRRAEQPEDAALGFAATELAPDDQVLRAEQVQQVRRLLDQLPPLQRDVIRARIYEGKPFRQIAQDQDCPLNTALARMHEGLKRLRTLWEQQHARSAAPGSD; from the coding sequence ATGTCGAGCCTCTCGGATGGCGAACTGCTGGCGCATTTTCAAGCAGGCGATGAATTCGCCCTCGAAGCGTTATTTGAACGCTACGAACAGGGGCTGTTTCACTTTCTGCTGGGGATGCTCCGGGATCACCACCAAGCCGAGGATGCCTTACAAGAGACATTCATCAAGGCACTTGAGCATATTCCATCGGTTCGCGCGGAATCTTTGAAGAGTTGGCTTTACACGGTTGCGTATCGGCAAGCCATGCTGACTAAACGCAAACAGAAACGTCGAGCCGAACAACCCGAAGATGCCGCACTCGGTTTTGCTGCGACCGAGTTGGCTCCCGACGACCAAGTGCTGCGTGCCGAACAGGTGCAGCAGGTCCGTCGTTTGCTCGATCAACTGCCACCCCTGCAACGGGACGTGATTCGAGCACGGATTTACGAAGGGAAGCCGTTTCGACAGATTGCCCAGGACCAGGATTGTCCGCTGAATACCGCCCTCGCTCGGATGCACGAGGGGTTGAAACGCTTACGCACTCTCTGGGAGCAACAGCATGCGCGATCCGCAGCACCCGGAAGCGATTGA
- a CDS encoding zinc ribbon domain-containing protein: MAIKVTCPECEAVLKLPDDLPVGKKIRCPECSAVFVPKLAGAAKPKAKPVAVPPPPPPPPPVNSGSDEDDLNPYGVETEQELTESEKKAKAIHFGELRDKYPKSKRGPAIAKLVKPANYLVGAGMLVGLAAVVGFIWMMFPLVFNEGKAVSDEKMKQQLLYMGGFVLVGGYGALICLGASKMQNLESYPWAMAGGVLATPLLVGLMAVIVLRDPEVRAGFQEAPPPK; encoded by the coding sequence ATGGCGATCAAGGTGACGTGTCCCGAATGCGAAGCCGTCTTGAAACTTCCAGACGACCTTCCAGTGGGCAAGAAAATTCGATGTCCGGAATGTTCGGCAGTGTTCGTTCCGAAACTGGCGGGCGCTGCCAAACCGAAGGCCAAGCCGGTGGCGGTTCCCCCGCCGCCGCCGCCCCCGCCGCCGGTCAACTCCGGATCGGATGAAGATGATTTGAATCCATATGGAGTTGAAACGGAACAGGAACTCACCGAATCGGAAAAGAAAGCCAAAGCGATTCACTTCGGCGAACTCCGAGATAAATACCCAAAAAGCAAGCGTGGGCCTGCGATCGCGAAGTTGGTGAAGCCGGCGAACTATCTCGTTGGTGCGGGGATGTTAGTCGGTCTCGCGGCCGTTGTTGGCTTCATTTGGATGATGTTCCCGCTCGTGTTCAACGAAGGGAAGGCCGTTTCTGATGAGAAGATGAAGCAGCAACTGTTGTACATGGGTGGGTTCGTGTTGGTCGGAGGCTACGGTGCTCTGATTTGCTTGGGAGCATCGAAAATGCAGAATCTCGAATCGTATCCTTGGGCGATGGCCGGGGGCGTTCTCGCCACTCCGTTGCTTGTCGGTCTGATGGCTGTGATTGTTTTGCGCGATCCCGAAGTCCGGGCAGGCTTCCAAGAAGCTCCGCCACCGAAATAA
- a CDS encoding methyltransferase, with protein sequence MARQRRDEDRLPPLFALVHPGLESVAADEITRDLGGMVRKTDRGVVIFRVPVLDESVLLLRTVEDVFLFAWGTDALTYRAVDLKSIQEWTESEVDWREMVRLHHMVHRKPKGRGTYRLVTQMIGEHVYRRMDAGKAMAKGLGGKLPPGWVPASENAGFEVWLNIRGSTAFCGVRLSERTMRHRAYKTEHMPASLRPSLAAAMVRLAGATPGQIVLDPMCGAGTLLAEQIELAKLRREGRITTWGGDLEPNALRAAVTNLQKVGPTPLAQWDATRLPLPSAAVDRVISNPPFGKQLSTPEEIGPLYQKMIRESNRVLKPGGKAVYLVSEPELLRSAIEPYGWYPERMLKVRILGQPAMIGVWQKPFA encoded by the coding sequence ATGGCCCGTCAGCGGCGTGATGAAGATCGGCTTCCGCCCTTGTTTGCCCTCGTGCATCCGGGGTTGGAATCCGTTGCAGCCGACGAAATTACCCGCGATTTGGGCGGCATGGTTCGCAAAACCGATCGAGGCGTCGTGATTTTTCGCGTCCCGGTTCTGGACGAATCGGTCCTCTTATTGCGGACGGTCGAGGACGTGTTTCTGTTCGCGTGGGGGACCGATGCGCTCACCTATCGGGCGGTCGATCTGAAGTCGATCCAAGAATGGACCGAGTCGGAAGTCGATTGGCGCGAGATGGTTCGGTTGCACCACATGGTTCATCGAAAGCCCAAAGGTCGCGGGACGTACCGATTGGTCACGCAGATGATCGGCGAGCATGTCTATCGTCGAATGGATGCTGGCAAAGCGATGGCCAAGGGGCTGGGCGGGAAATTGCCCCCGGGTTGGGTGCCTGCGAGTGAGAATGCAGGATTTGAAGTTTGGCTGAATATTCGTGGCTCGACTGCGTTTTGTGGCGTGCGATTGTCCGAACGAACCATGCGGCATCGAGCGTATAAAACAGAGCATATGCCCGCCTCGCTTCGACCGTCGCTGGCGGCAGCCATGGTGCGCTTGGCGGGGGCCACACCGGGGCAGATTGTGCTGGACCCCATGTGCGGCGCTGGCACGCTGTTGGCGGAGCAAATTGAGCTGGCGAAGCTGCGTCGAGAAGGGCGGATCACCACCTGGGGAGGCGATCTGGAACCGAATGCGTTGCGAGCGGCGGTCACGAATCTGCAAAAAGTTGGTCCAACACCGTTGGCCCAATGGGATGCGACCCGGTTGCCGTTGCCATCGGCGGCGGTCGACCGCGTGATTTCGAACCCGCCATTTGGTAAGCAGTTAAGTACGCCTGAAGAGATTGGCCCGCTGTATCAAAAAATGATTCGGGAATCGAATCGAGTCCTGAAGCCGGGCGGGAAAGCCGTCTATCTGGTATCCGAACCGGAATTATTGCGATCGGCAATTGAACCGTATGGCTGGTACCCGGAACGAATGCTGAAAGTCCGCATTTTGGGTCAACCGGCGATGATTGGTGTCTGGCAGAAACCATTCGCCTGA
- a CDS encoding type VI secretion system accessory protein TagJ, which produces MMIELTDILAGVAAIQAQLRSSSDLEADQDCLALLHAMLGDWPQALKLARDASLQAAFRADQSRHYPEALPQPAAESAELEQRIHALRQLSQQKPQKAVAIVDRLSRQTDQQRTVIACDGIECERWRDLDDLLGDTLELFVDGRWVWVAASQWRRLQFLDEPVEIEDPVYLDRSDLVRRYVRPVRVELVTGEIWDSAVMPMLYAQTGNQTEDELRLGVATDCTAVPDGPIRGLGGRVWLFDDDEIPVAVVRTVEQYRPRLSLI; this is translated from the coding sequence ATGATGATTGAGTTAACTGACATTCTGGCGGGCGTTGCGGCAATTCAGGCCCAACTCCGATCCTCGTCGGATCTCGAAGCGGATCAGGATTGTCTGGCGCTGCTCCATGCCATGCTCGGTGATTGGCCGCAAGCGTTGAAACTGGCGCGGGATGCGTCGTTGCAGGCGGCGTTTCGAGCGGACCAATCCCGTCACTATCCCGAGGCATTGCCCCAGCCCGCTGCGGAATCCGCGGAGCTGGAACAACGGATTCACGCGCTTCGACAATTGTCGCAACAGAAGCCCCAAAAAGCAGTTGCGATTGTCGATCGGCTCTCGCGGCAAACGGATCAACAGCGCACCGTGATTGCCTGCGACGGCATCGAGTGCGAACGCTGGCGCGATCTGGACGATCTCCTGGGCGATACACTCGAATTGTTTGTTGATGGTCGCTGGGTCTGGGTGGCGGCCTCGCAGTGGCGACGTTTGCAATTTTTGGATGAGCCGGTGGAGATCGAAGATCCGGTTTATCTCGATCGTTCCGATCTCGTTCGCCGATATGTTCGGCCGGTTCGAGTGGAGTTGGTGACGGGCGAGATTTGGGATTCTGCCGTCATGCCGATGCTCTACGCTCAAACTGGTAATCAGACGGAAGATGAACTGCGACTTGGGGTTGCGACCGATTGCACCGCGGTTCCCGATGGTCCGATTCGCGGGTTGGGTGGGCGAGTTTGGTTGTTTGACGATGATGAGATTCCGGTTGCCGTCGTTCGGACAGTGGAACAATATCGACCGCGTTTGTCGTTGATTTGA
- a CDS encoding NHL repeat-containing protein: MKRLAWIAVALLVGGLSTFAQPPNATSPALESTSEATDRESLRKRYRQILLDSKIPVDANELLAYFRTRLLRASDRSQVQTWVLQLGAESFDERESASAQLLAAGAQVIPQLRDAANSNDAEVSRRANRCLAQLVAENDPEKFLAASWWLLDQQPPGTLDTLFRFMIANRDSDYLYESIYSQLLDHFRTKAGVDPQLKSLSESAEAGHRLVGVRLLIDLKQPLRDADRLVNDSDTEIRFHVLVHLVRQGQRERIPALLQLFEQGSESIAYQVEDLLCQLIGDEMPPVVLNGVDANNRRRARQMWEAWWKRDGEKIDLVKRLESGASLKNLTLVLEVDRNGGNISGSGRVFEVDSNKQMRMEWTDVSGPVDVQILPKNRLLIAEYYGGVVTERDRSGKVVWTTKRISGNPVSCQRLPNGNTFIATMSSLHELTPDLKEVGKFPSIPGTIYHARLGRNGHLFCLTNGRLIEYGTDRKEIRSIPVGNTTGWGGFDLMPNGNVLIASYVAGNRIAEFDPRGKLVWELAVQTPTRVQRLRNGNILVAGGNTPFVAEFDRNKKEVWRIESKGRPFSAFRY; encoded by the coding sequence ATGAAACGGCTCGCATGGATTGCGGTTGCGCTTCTGGTCGGCGGTCTGTCTACATTCGCCCAACCGCCAAACGCCACATCTCCCGCCCTGGAATCAACTTCCGAGGCGACTGACCGAGAATCCCTTCGCAAACGCTACCGTCAAATCCTGCTGGATTCGAAAATCCCAGTGGATGCCAATGAGCTGTTGGCATACTTCCGAACTCGACTCCTCCGGGCAAGTGATCGATCGCAGGTTCAGACGTGGGTGTTGCAGTTAGGTGCCGAATCATTCGATGAACGCGAGAGTGCATCCGCTCAATTGCTTGCTGCCGGGGCGCAGGTGATTCCACAATTGCGCGACGCCGCCAATTCGAATGATGCCGAAGTCTCGCGACGGGCGAACCGATGCCTTGCGCAATTAGTCGCCGAGAACGACCCCGAGAAATTCTTGGCGGCAAGCTGGTGGTTGCTCGATCAACAGCCGCCGGGAACACTGGATACCTTATTCCGTTTCATGATCGCAAACCGCGATTCGGATTACCTTTACGAATCCATCTACTCGCAACTGCTGGATCATTTTCGTACCAAGGCGGGCGTCGATCCGCAGCTCAAGTCTCTCAGCGAATCGGCCGAAGCGGGGCATCGTCTTGTCGGTGTGCGATTGTTGATTGATTTGAAACAGCCGCTTCGCGATGCGGATCGGTTGGTCAATGATTCCGATACCGAGATTCGCTTTCATGTGTTGGTGCATTTGGTTCGGCAGGGGCAGCGCGAACGAATTCCGGCTCTGTTGCAACTGTTCGAACAAGGAAGTGAATCGATCGCCTACCAAGTGGAAGATTTGCTCTGCCAATTGATTGGTGATGAGATGCCGCCGGTTGTTCTCAATGGTGTGGATGCGAATAATCGTCGGCGTGCGCGGCAAATGTGGGAAGCCTGGTGGAAACGCGACGGGGAGAAAATCGATCTAGTCAAGCGACTTGAATCCGGGGCATCCCTGAAAAATCTGACGCTCGTTCTCGAAGTGGACCGCAACGGCGGGAATATCTCCGGTTCGGGGCGTGTGTTTGAAGTCGATTCCAATAAACAGATGCGCATGGAATGGACCGATGTTTCGGGGCCCGTGGATGTGCAAATTCTGCCGAAGAATCGATTGTTAATCGCCGAGTATTACGGCGGAGTGGTGACCGAACGGGATCGATCCGGCAAAGTGGTTTGGACGACAAAGCGAATCTCTGGCAATCCCGTCAGTTGTCAGCGTCTCCCCAATGGGAATACGTTTATTGCGACGATGAGCAGCCTGCATGAACTGACCCCAGATTTGAAGGAAGTGGGGAAGTTTCCTTCGATTCCGGGGACCATTTACCATGCTCGTTTGGGGCGAAATGGTCACCTATTCTGTCTGACCAACGGGCGGCTGATCGAATACGGGACCGATCGAAAAGAGATTCGTTCGATTCCCGTTGGAAATACGACGGGGTGGGGCGGGTTTGATTTGATGCCGAACGGGAACGTGTTGATCGCATCGTATGTGGCGGGCAACCGAATTGCCGAGTTCGATCCACGCGGGAAATTGGTTTGGGAGCTTGCGGTTCAGACTCCCACGCGGGTTCAACGGCTGCGAAATGGCAACATTCTTGTTGCTGGAGGAAATACCCCCTTTGTCGCGGAGTTCGATCGCAATAAGAAAGAAGTTTGGCGAATCGAATCCAAGGGGCGGCCGTTCTCGGCATTCCGTTATTGA